AATTAATCGGTGGTTAGGGTTATTAGACAGACTGACTTTAGGCGTCAGGCAAGAAAAAAACCATAGTTCCATTTTAATTGGAATTTTATTATTAACTTTGCACCCAAAAGAATGAAAATTGAAATTATTACGTAAAGACAAATTATTGAAGTTCAAAAGAAAGAATCAAGGAAACTTGAAACTTACTAAGGCCATTGATAAGTTCATTGAAGATATTGAGGGTTCTGAATGGAAAGAAAAGTTGGAACTAATTGAATCACGACCAGATGCGGATAGAGTTCATAGTGAAGATTTCTTCTTTTTTGACATTAATATTCACAGAACTTTGACCTTGATTGTGTTTAATGAACAATATGCTGAGATACTTTGGGTCGGTAATCATGATGAATATGATTCAACATTCAAAGGAAATAAGAAAACGATTGAAACATGGTTACGTAATCACGGAAAAATTAATTAAAATGGACAAATTAGAAATTGATAATATTTTGAAAATTGACGAATTGAATAGCGAACTTGAATTTGAAAATGCTACTTTAATTCAAGGAAAGTTAAGGTGGATGGTA
This portion of the Bacteroidota bacterium genome encodes:
- a CDS encoding type II toxin-antitoxin system HigB family toxin; amino-acid sequence: MKLLRKDKLLKFKRKNQGNLKLTKAIDKFIEDIEGSEWKEKLELIESRPDADRVHSEDFFFFDINIHRTLTLIVFNEQYAEILWVGNHDEYDSTFKGNKKTIETWLRNHGKIN